In Erwinia pyrifoliae DSM 12163, the genomic window TGCAGTTTAATGGCAAAGAAATAGCGCGCGACGCGCAAGGTTACCTGAAGTCCACCACGGACTGGAACGAGGATCTGGCGCGGGAACTGGCGGCAGAGGAAGAGATTGAACTGAGTGAAGCTCACTGGGAAGTGGTGCATTTTGTCCGAGCGTTCTATCTGGAGTTTAATACTTCCCCTGCGGTGCGTATGTTGGTCAAAGCGATGGCACAAAAGTATGGTGAAGACAAAGGCAACAGTCGCTACCTTTTCCGCCTGTTTCCAAAAGGCCCGGCTAAACAGGCAACAAAAATTGCCGGGCTGCCTAAGCCGGCTAAATGTCTGTAGACATTAACCGGTGATAAAACCCTGAGGTAAACGGGCGGGATGCCAGGGTTCAGCCAATACTTTATCGACATGGGCACTGCGGGGACCACCGGCTTTTAGCCACGCCAGCAGCGCCTCGACCTGCGGTGCCTCGCCACAGGCGACGATATCTACGCTGCCATCATCCCTGTTTATAGCGTAACCACTCAGACCATTTTTTTGTGCCTCTACCCGGGTGCTGTAACGAAACCCGACGCCCTGCACCCTGCCATGAACCCCTACGCGGATACAAATAATTGCCATTTCCACCTCCTCTGATCAACACCGTTTGCTTTTTAACGGATGGCACCGGACAATATCGTCTGAACCTCTGAATGTAAGCATAGCAAAACATGACTGTTCGTTTAATTCTTGCCAAAGGACGTGAAAAGTCCTTACTTCGTCGTCATCCGTGGGTATTCTCCGGTGCCATTGCCCGTATGGAAGGTAAAGCCCAGCCTGGAGAAACGCTGGATGTCTGTGACAGCCAGGGTAAATGGCTGGCGCGGGCTGCCTGGTCACCGTCGTCCCAGATACGCGCACGCGTCTGGAGCTGGCAGCAGGATGAGTCGATAGATATCGACTTTTTCGTACGCCGACTCCATGTTGCACAGCAGCTGCGTGACTGGCTGGCGCAGCGCGATAATCTCGATAGCTACCGCATGATCGCCGGTGAATCTGATGGACTACCGGGGATCACTATCGACCGTTTCGGCAACTTCCTCGTGCTGCAACTGTTATCAGCTGGTGCCGAGTACCAGCGCGCTGCGCTGATTACTGCGCTGCAACGCTGCTATCCTGAATGTGCGATCTACGACCGATCTGATGTCAGCGTGCGTAAGAAAGAGGGACTGGAACTCACTCAGGGCGTGGTGCTTGGTGACGCACCGCCGCCACTGTTGCCCATCACCGAGCACGGCATGAAGCTGCTGGTGGATATCCAGACCGGGCATAAAACGGGCTATTATCTCGACCAGCGCGACAGCCGTCTGGCAACCCGGCGCTACGCTCAGGGTCGTCGCGTACTGAACTGCTTCTCCTACACCGGCGGCTTTGCCGTCTCTGCCCTGATGGGTAACTGTACTGAGGTTATCAGTGTTGATACCTCACAGGTGGCGCTGGATGTCGCGCGTCAAAACGTTGCGCTGAACGGACTGGACGTCAGCAAGGCTCAGTTTCTGCGCGATGACGTTTTCAAGCTGCTGCGCCGCTATCGCGACGAGGGCGAGAAGTTCGATTTGATTATCATGGACCCGCCCAAATTCGTTGAAAACAAAAATCAGCTCATAGGAGCATGCCGGGGTTATAAGGATATCAATATGCTGGCGATGCAGCTGCTGAACCCGGGCGGAATGCTGATGACTTTTTCCTGCTCCGGCCTGATGGCAACCGACCTGTTTCAGAAAATCCTTGCGGATGCG contains:
- a CDS encoding TusE/DsrC/DsvC family sulfur relay protein; its protein translation is MQFNGKEIARDAQGYLKSTTDWNEDLARELAAEEEIELSEAHWEVVHFVRAFYLEFNTSPAVRMLVKAMAQKYGEDKGNSRYLFRLFPKGPAKQATKIAGLPKPAKCL
- the yccX gene encoding acylphosphatase; translated protein: MAIICIRVGVHGRVQGVGFRYSTRVEAQKNGLSGYAINRDDGSVDIVACGEAPQVEALLAWLKAGGPRSAHVDKVLAEPWHPARLPQGFITG
- the rlmI gene encoding 23S rRNA (cytosine(1962)-C(5))-methyltransferase RlmI, with translation MTVRLILAKGREKSLLRRHPWVFSGAIARMEGKAQPGETLDVCDSQGKWLARAAWSPSSQIRARVWSWQQDESIDIDFFVRRLHVAQQLRDWLAQRDNLDSYRMIAGESDGLPGITIDRFGNFLVLQLLSAGAEYQRAALITALQRCYPECAIYDRSDVSVRKKEGLELTQGVVLGDAPPPLLPITEHGMKLLVDIQTGHKTGYYLDQRDSRLATRRYAQGRRVLNCFSYTGGFAVSALMGNCTEVISVDTSQVALDVARQNVALNGLDVSKAQFLRDDVFKLLRRYRDEGEKFDLIIMDPPKFVENKNQLIGACRGYKDINMLAMQLLNPGGMLMTFSCSGLMATDLFQKILADAAVDAQREVQFIEQFRQAADHPVISSYPEGMYLKGFACRVI